The following coding sequences are from one Kallotenue papyrolyticum window:
- the pstB gene encoding phosphate ABC transporter ATP-binding protein PstB — protein MTAREVASRYGSQETVLEARQLSIYYGAFRAVKDVNLTIEPRQITALIGPSGCGKSTVLRAFNRMNDLIPGARVEGEVVFRGRNLYAPDVDVVEVRRFIGMVFQKPNPFPKSIYDNIAFGPRLNGWRGSQAELDDWVEHCLRRAALWDEVKDKLRQSALSLSGGQQQRLCIARALSIEPEVVLMDEPCSALDPISTLRIEELMFELRRYYTIVIVTHNMQQAARASDRTAFFMIDDDRAGTLVEYGDTNQIFTAPRDKRTEDYITGRFG, from the coding sequence ATGACCGCAAGGGAAGTGGCGTCACGCTACGGCTCGCAGGAGACCGTGCTCGAAGCGCGCCAACTTTCGATCTACTATGGCGCCTTTCGCGCTGTCAAGGATGTGAACCTGACCATCGAGCCGCGCCAGATCACGGCGTTAATCGGGCCGTCGGGCTGTGGCAAGAGCACCGTGCTGCGTGCCTTCAACCGCATGAACGATCTGATCCCGGGCGCGCGCGTGGAGGGCGAGGTCGTGTTCCGCGGGCGCAACCTCTATGCGCCGGATGTAGACGTCGTCGAGGTGCGGCGCTTCATCGGCATGGTCTTTCAGAAGCCCAACCCGTTTCCCAAGTCGATCTACGACAACATCGCCTTCGGCCCGCGACTCAACGGCTGGCGTGGCTCGCAAGCGGAGCTGGACGATTGGGTCGAGCACTGTCTGCGCCGTGCCGCGCTGTGGGACGAGGTCAAGGACAAGCTGCGCCAGTCGGCGCTGTCGCTGTCGGGCGGGCAGCAGCAGCGCCTGTGCATCGCGCGCGCGTTGTCGATCGAGCCCGAGGTGGTGTTGATGGACGAGCCCTGCTCGGCGCTGGACCCGATCTCGACGCTGCGCATCGAGGAGCTGATGTTCGAGCTGCGTCGCTACTACACGATCGTGATCGTGACGCACAATATGCAGCAGGCGGCGCGCGCCTCGGATCGCACCGCTTTTTTCATGATCGACGACGATCGCGCCGGCACGCTGGTGGAGTACGGCGATACCAATCAGATCTTTACCGCGCCACGCGATAAGCGCACCGAAGACTACATCACCGGGCGCTTCGGCTAG
- the phoU gene encoding phosphate signaling complex protein PhoU translates to MALRPHYLYALNELQRALLQLSEAVQQMIDLALRGLLRAERVAAERVLRMDDEIDERRRDIETRVLRLIAGQQPMASDLRFLLAALHIADELERIGDYAEGIARLALRSAALAEHEPLRLRELIALVQAMLRAAVTAFVERDAEAAARLDRDDDQVDRLTQALRAELIARIQAAPSAAPALVQLLFVTHNLERIADRAVNIAERTAFIASAEALRARRH, encoded by the coding sequence ATGGCGCTCCGTCCCCATTACCTCTACGCGCTCAACGAGCTGCAGCGCGCGCTGCTGCAACTGAGCGAGGCGGTGCAGCAGATGATCGATCTAGCGCTGCGCGGCCTGCTGCGTGCCGAGCGTGTCGCAGCGGAGCGTGTGCTGCGCATGGACGATGAGATCGACGAACGACGGCGCGACATCGAGACGCGCGTGTTGCGCCTGATCGCCGGCCAGCAGCCGATGGCCTCCGATCTGCGCTTCCTGCTGGCAGCGCTGCACATTGCCGATGAGCTGGAGCGCATCGGTGACTACGCCGAGGGCATTGCGCGCTTGGCGCTGCGCAGCGCCGCGCTGGCAGAACACGAACCGCTGCGCCTGCGCGAGTTGATCGCGCTGGTGCAGGCCATGCTGCGCGCCGCGGTGACGGCCTTTGTCGAGCGCGATGCCGAGGCCGCAGCCCGCCTTGATCGCGATGACGATCAGGTCGATCGCCTCACCCAGGCGCTGCGCGCCGAGCTGATCGCGCGCATCCAGGCCGCGCCGAGTGCAGCGCCGGCACTGGTGCAGCTGCTGTTTGTGACGCACAATCTGGAGCGCATCGCCGATCGCGCCGTCAATATCGCCGAGCGCACTGCCTTCATCGCTTCCGCCGAAGCGCTGCGCGCGCGCCGCCACTGA
- the pstB gene encoding phosphate ABC transporter ATP-binding protein PstB — translation MPVKIDVRNLNFFYGSKQALFNCSLPFRERAITALIGPSGCGKSTFLRCLNRMNDTIPGARAEGQILLDGVNILDPQVDVVALRRLVGMVFQKPNPFPKSIYDNIAFGPRVLGMKVNMDELVERCLRQAALWDEVKDKLRQSALSLSGGQQQRLCIARALAVEPEVILLDEPCSALDPIATLKIEELLIELKRDYTIVIVTHNMQQAARVSDRTVFFLMGEIIEDSPTDEMFNRPRDKRTEDYITGRFG, via the coding sequence TTGCCGGTCAAGATCGATGTGCGCAACCTGAACTTCTTCTACGGCAGCAAGCAGGCGTTGTTCAACTGTTCGCTGCCGTTCCGCGAGCGCGCGATCACGGCGTTGATCGGGCCGTCGGGCTGCGGCAAGAGCACCTTTCTGCGCTGCCTCAACCGCATGAACGATACCATTCCGGGGGCGCGCGCCGAGGGCCAGATCCTGCTCGATGGTGTGAACATCCTTGATCCGCAGGTGGACGTGGTCGCGCTGCGCCGACTGGTGGGCATGGTCTTTCAGAAGCCCAACCCGTTTCCCAAGTCGATCTACGACAACATCGCCTTCGGCCCACGGGTGCTGGGTATGAAGGTCAACATGGATGAGTTGGTGGAGCGCTGTCTGCGTCAGGCGGCGCTGTGGGACGAGGTCAAGGACAAGCTGCGCCAGTCGGCGCTGTCGCTGTCGGGCGGGCAGCAGCAGCGCCTGTGCATCGCGCGCGCGCTGGCGGTCGAGCCTGAAGTGATCCTGCTGGACGAGCCCTGTTCGGCGCTGGACCCGATCGCGACGCTCAAGATCGAAGAGCTGCTGATCGAACTGAAGCGCGACTACACGATCGTGATCGTGACGCACAACATGCAGCAGGCGGCGCGTGTCTCGGATCGCACCGTGTTCTTTCTGATGGGCGAGATCATCGAAGACTCGCCGACCGATGAGATGTTCAACCGCCCGCGCGATAAGCGCACCGAAGACTACATCACCGGGCGCTTCGGCTAG